ACTGGCTTGATTGCATCGGTACCGCCGGAACATTGCCCGAGCGAACCGATCTTTTTCAAGAAGAATTCGCCCTTGGCCTTGGTGCCAGCTTCCCCCTGAAATTTCAACTTGATGGCAACTGCTTGGGCAAAAGCAGGGTTTTCGCTTTTGCCTATCGGGAGGGCAAACGGGTTATTGAATTTTTCCCATAGAAGGTCCACCACTGTCAGGGAACTACTCTTGCTGACTCTCTTTGCAACTTCTTCCCCGCTATACCCTATTACGGTCTTCTCATTTTCAATGCCGACGATGACACTAAAGTCGAGTTCCGAGGAATACTCTAGGCATATGCCTTCCCAGGCCGTGATGTCTGCAGCTTCTTGTTCTTCGTTCCAGATATTGAAACCGAGTCCGACATAAGGATATTCATAGCCTTCGTCCAGCACCACGCTAAGCTTGATTCCGCCGTATTCCTCAGTCATCAGCG
The nucleotide sequence above comes from Fibrobacter sp.. Encoded proteins:
- a CDS encoding T9SS type A sorting domain-containing protein yields the protein MKKSTFAAIACAATATFAANTANPTFLWDGSTDTEGRVITGSPEETSGYWYIYDDANDYGTSHFIFPPEFDLNTYDSYPFALMTEEYGGIKLSVVLDEGYEYPYVGLGFNIWNEEQEAADITAWEGICLEYSSELDFSVIVGIENEKTVIGYSGEEVAKRVSKSSSLTVVDLLWEKFNNPFALPIGKSENPAFAQAVAIKLKFQGEAGTKAKGEFFLKKIGSLGQCSGGTDAIKPVVNSQVNVSVLGRMVNFGGVVPSAKVSVMDLQGHIVKSATAASAMDLSSLPAGIYMLRVQGHGVNHMQKIILK